The sequence TGATGATGAACCGCCGCGAGCCCGTGATGGACCTCATCGCGGCCAACAGCATGATGTTCAGCCAGGGGCAGCCCTACGTGGCGGATCTGGTCAACCCGGATCCCATGAACACCTACATCACGCGGGTGACGGCGGAGATGCCCCTCTTCACCGGCGGCATGATCGTCAACCGTGTCCGCCAGGCCGGCCTGGCGGCCGACGCCCTTCGCCTGGAGAGCGGCCGCCGCATCGACCAAGTGGAATTCGACGTGGCCCGCGCCTGGACCGACGCGGCCAAGGCGCGGGAATACCTGGACCTGCTGGGCCGCGCCCGGGAGACCACGCGCGCCCACGTCCGCATGGCCCGCGACTACCAGGAGGCCGGCTTCCTCGTGTCCAGCGAGGTGCTGCGCGCCGAGGTTTACCTGGCCGAGATGGACGAGATGGTGATGCGGGCTGAAAACGGCGCCCGCCTGGCCCAGGCCGCCCTCAACTTCCACCTGGGACTGGATCAGGGCCTGGTCCACGATCTGGACGGCCTGCCCCGGCTGCCTCTGGCCGACGAGGAGTTGACCGCCTGGACCTCCCGCGCCCTGGAGGCGCGCAAGGATCTGGACGCGGCGCGCCGGCAGCTCAAGGCCGGCGAGCTGGAGCCCTGGGTGGCGGCGGCGGCCTTCTCGCCCACGGTGGGCCTGCAGGCCGGCTATGACTGGTACGACGACAAGGTCTTCGGCACGGCGGAGGGCAGCTATTCCATCAAGGCGGCCCTCACCCTCAATGTGTTCCGCGGCGGCGGCGACCGCGCCCGCCTGGCCCAGGCCCGCCACAACGCCCGTGCCTGGCGCGAGGATGTGGACCGCTTCACGGAGGGCGTGCGGCTGGAAGTCCAGCAAGCCTGGGGCGACCGGCATTCCGCGAGCCTGCGCCACCAGGCCGCCAGCCAGGCTCTGGCCGCAGCCGGCGAGAACCTGCGCGTGGTGGAGGACCGCTTTCGCGAGGGGGTGGCGCGCATGATCGACCTGCTGGACGCCGAGACCGCCCTGCGCGAGGCGGAAGTGCGGGAGCTGGTCGCACGCTACGACAGCCACATCGCCCACTTCCAGCTGCGGCACGCCGCCGGGCTGGCCATTCTCGACCAATGAAGACAGGAGATAGCCTCATGAGGACAACGCATGTGGTGGTGGCCGGGGCCCTGGCGCTGCTGGCCCTGGGTTGCGGGGGTGGACACCCGGAGGGCGCCGCGCGCCAGGCGACTCCTGTGGACGCCACGCTGGCCCTGGTGGAGGAGCGGACGGAGCCGCGCCCCATCGAGGCGCAGGGCGTGGTGATGCCGGAGCAGGAGACCTTCCTCTCCAGCCGGGCGATGGGTCCCGTCGTGGCGGTGCATGCCGCCGCCGGCGACGTGGTGCAGGCGGGACAGGTCCTCCTTGAGATCCAGCAGGATCTCAGCCATGGCCAGCTGGCCCAGGCCCACGGCGCCAGGGCACAGGCCGAGGCGGCCCTGGCCCTGGCCCGCCGCAATCTGGAGCGCTTCCAGAAGCTCTATGACAAGAACTCCTGCTCGGAGCTGGAGCTGGACATGGCCCGCCTCCAGTTCGAGCAGGCCAAGGGCGCCGTCGAGCAGGCCTCCGGCGCCGTCTCCTCGGCCGGCAGCGTGGCCGACGAAAGCCAGGTGCGCGCCCCCTTCCACGCCGTGGTGGTGGAGCGCATGGTCAACGTGGGCGATCTGAGCGCCCCGGGCCGTCCCCTCTTCCGCCTGCAGTCGCAGACAGGACGCCGCCTGTGGCTGGCCGTGCGCGAGACGGACGCCCCCCACGTCAAGGTCGGCATGGAGCTGCCCGTCACCCTGGACAGCCGGCCCGACCTGGGCACCATCGCCGGCCGCGTGGTGGAGATCGTGCCCGCCGCCGACATGGCCACCCACACCATCACCGTGCGGGTCGACCTGGGGCGCGGTCCCATCATGAGCGGCCTCTCGGGCAAGGCCCTCATCCCGGGCGACGAGCGCCGGGTGCTCCTGGCCCCCGGCGAGGCCATCCATCGGGCGGGCGGCCTCGCCCTGGCCACCGTGGTGGACGCCGATGGCCTGGCCCGCACCCGCGCCGTGACGACGGGATCCCGCCGCGACGGATTTGTCGAGGTGCTGAGCGGCCTGTCCGCCGGCGACCGCGTGGTCAGCCCCCTGACGGCCCCCATCGCCGACGGCACGCCCGTCCGCGCCAACTGAAGGGAGCCCTCATGAGCGAGCACAACACCGTCCCGCCCGATGCACCGGAAACCCAGGCGGGGCGAAGCCTGGCCGAGGTGGAGCGCGAAGCCCTGCGCGTCAAGATGGGCCGGCGCAGCATCGGCCTCAGCGGGCGCATCGCCGGCGCCTTCCTCGACAGCAAGCTGACGCCCCTGCTCGTGGTGGCCGCCCTGCTGCTGGGCATCTTCGCCGTGGCCGTCACGCCGCGCGAGGAGGAGCCGCAGATCAAGGTGCCCATGGTGGACGTCATGCTGGGTTTTCCCGGCGCCAGCGCCAAGGAGGTCGAGCAGCGGGTCATCTCCCCCGCCGAAAAGCTGATCTACGAGATCGAGAACGTGGAGTATGTCTACTCCACGTCGATGCCCAGCGGCGGCATGGTCATCGTGCGCTTCAAGGTGGGCACCGACCCCGACCAGGCGGTCCTGCGCGTCCATGCCAAGCTGATGAGCGCCATGGATCGCATGCCGCCCGGCGCCATGCAACCCCTGGTCAAGCTTGTCACCATCGACGACGTGCCCGCCGCGGCCTACACCCTGTGGGGGCGGGGCAAGAGTCCGGGCGAGCTGCGCGCCGTGGCGGAGGAGCTGAACGCCCTGCTCACGCGCCACGACCGCGTGGCCCAGACCACCATCCTGGGCGGGCAGCCCCGCGTGGTGAAGATCACCTTTGACAAGAGCCGCCTCTCCTCCTTCAACGCCAGCCTGTTGCAGGCCTGGCAAGCCCTGCAGGGCGCCAACTGGAGCCTTCCCGCGGGCGCCATGTCCAGCGGCGACCAGGAGCTGGAGGTGCAGGTGGGCGACTTCCTGCGCAGCGCCGACGAGGTGGCCACCGTCGTCGTCGGGTCCTACCAGGGCCGCCCCGTTTACGTCCGTGACGTGGCGACGGTGGAGGACGGCCCGGCCGACCCCACCCAGTACGTGTGGATGGGGACGGGCCCCGCCGCCGCCGAAAAGGGCGCGTCGCCGGGCCAGGACACGCCCGCCGTCACCCTCAGCATCGCCAAGAAGCCGGGCACCAACGCCGTGGAGCTGGTCGCCGACCTGGACCGGCTCATCGCCGACCAGTCCGGGCGGGTCATTCCCGGCGACGTGACGGTCACCAAGACGCGGGATTACGGCGCCACGGCCGGCGAGAAGTCCAACGAACTGATCTTCCACGTCTTCCTTGCCACCATCTCCGTCGTCATCCTGATGGGGATCATGCTGGGGCGGAAGGAGGCCATCGTCGTGCTGGTGGCCGTGCCCGTCACCCTGGCCCTCACCCTGGCCGCCAGCTACTTCTTCGGCTACACGCTCAACCGCGTCACCCTCTTCGCCCTCATCTTCTCCATCGGCATCCTGGTGGACGACGCCATCGTCGTGGTGGAGAACGTGCACCGGCACTACCAGCTAAGGTGGACCAACGCCCGGCACGCCACCATCTTCGGCGTGGACGAGGTGGGCAACCCCACCATCCTGGCCACTTTCACCGTGATCGCCGCGCTGATGCCGCTGGCCTTCGTCAGCGGGCTGATGGGACCCTACATGCGGCCCATCCCCGTCAACGCCTCGGCCGCCATGTTCTTCAGCCTGCTCGTCGCTTTCGTCGTGTCGCCCTGGCTGACCTACCGCCTCTTCAATCGTGGCGCGAAGAAGGACGGAGCGGACCTGGGCCACCAGCATTTCGACCAGACCGAGGAGGAGACGCGTCTGCACAAGGGCTATGCCAGGCTGATGCGTCCCCTGCTGCAGAATCCGCGCCGGCGCTGGGCGGCCCTGGGCGGCGTGGCGGCCCTCCTGCTGCTCTCCATGGCGCTTGTTCCCATGCGCGCCGTGCTTGTCAAAATGATGCCCTACGACAACAAGAGCGAGATCCAGGTGGTGATCGACGCGCCGGAGGGTTACCCCCTGGAGCGCACCAACGCCGCCGCCCGCGATCTGGCCCAGGTCTTCGCCGGCCTGCCCGAAGTGACGGACTACCAGATCTACGTCGGTACCAGCGCGCCCTTCAATTTCAACGGACTCGTCCGGCACTACTTCCTGCGCAACCAGGCCAACCAGGCGGACATCCAGGTCAACCTGGTGGAAAAGAAGCATCGCCAGGACGCCAGCCACGACTTCGCCAAGCGCGTGCGCGGTCTGCTGCTGCCCATCGCGGAGCGGCATGGCGTCAACATCAAGGTGGCCGAGGTGCCGCCCGGTCCGCCCGTCCTGAGCACGATGGTGGCGGAGATCTACGGCCCCTCCGACGAAGGCCGCGTGGAGGTGGCCCGCCAGGTGCGCGGCATCCTGGAGAGCACCGAGGGCATCGTCGACGTGGACTGGATGGTGGAGGAGAACGCTCCGCGCGCCGAGCTGGTGGTGGACCGCGAGAAGGCGATGCGGAGCGGTGTCACGGCCGAAATGGTGGCGCGCACACTGCGCCTGGCCCTGGCCGGGGCCGACGCCGGGCTGCTGCACGTGGAGCTGGACCGCGCCGCCGTGCCTCTGCGCATGCAACTGGAGCGCGGCCAGCGCAGCCGGGTGGAGGATCTGCTCGACCTGACCGTGCACTCGGCCGAAGGGCGCATGATCCCGCTGGCCGAGCTGGTGCGCGTCGAGGAGCGCCAGCGCGAGTCCTTCATCTACCACAAGAACCTGCAACCGGTGACCTACGTCATCGGCGAGGTGGCGGGCAGCGCCGAGTCGCCCGTCTACGGCATCCTCAACATGAACCCGCGGGTGGAGGCGATCACCGCGCCGGACGGACGTCCCCTCGAGGTGATGAGCACGCACATGCCGGAGAACTCGCAGCGCTACGCGCTCAAATGGGATGGCGAGTGGCACATCACCTACGAGGTCTTCCGCGACATGGGCATCGCCTTCGCGGTGGTGATGGTCCTCATCTACGTGCTGGTGGTGGGCTGGTTCGGCAGTTTCGTCACGCCGCTCATCATCATGGCGCCCATCCCTCTCACCCTCATCGGCATCCTGCCCGGGCACGCCGTGCTGGGCGTCTTCTTCACCGCCACCTCGATGATCGGCTTCATCGCCCTGGCCGGCATCATCGTGCGCAACTCGATCCTGCTGGTGGACTTCATCAACCTGGAGATCCGCAGCGGCGAGAGCCTGGAGAACGCCGTGATGAAGGCCGGTGCCGTCCGGTTCCGGCCCATCCTGCTGACCGCCCTGGCCCTGGTGGTGGGCGCTGGTGTGATCTACCTGGACCCCATCTTCCAGGGTCTGGCCGTGAGTTTGATCGCCGGCGTGCTGGTCTCGACGGCGCTCACCCTCGTCGTCATCCCGCTGCTCTACTTCATGTACCTGGCGAAAGTGGGCACCGGCATCGTGCTGGAGAAGGAATAGTCACGCAACCGGCCTGTCGCCGGAGCGCGGCGGGCCGGTCTTCGAACCGGAGGTGGAGATGAACATGAACGCGATCCTGAGAGGCATGGCCGGTTTCTTCACGCTGCTCTCGCTGGCGCTGGCCCACTGGCACAGTCCCAACTGGCTCTGGTTCACGGCCTTCGTCGGCCTCAACCAGCTGCAGAGCGCCTTCAGCGGCTGGTGTCCGGCCATGTGGATGTTGCGCCGGGCCGGCGTGCGGGAATAGGAGGCTGACATGAAGATGCTGATGGCGATCATCGACAACCGGCGCCGCGTGGAGCTGGAGCTGGTCCTGCAGAAGGCCGGCGTCACGGGTTGGACGGAGATTCCCGAGGTCCACGGCATGGGCACGACCGGTCCGCGGCTGGACTCGGCCGCGCACCCGGGCAGCAGCGCCATCATCCAGGCGCTGATCGAGGACGACCAGCTGGTGGGTGTGGTGGAGACGATCCGCCACTACTGCGACCAGTGCCGGGAGCACATCAAGCTCCTGCACTGGGATGTTACCATGTCGATGTAGGATGGATGATGGCGGGGCGGCGCCCTGCCGGAGACGCGGACCGGGGGGATGATGGTAAGGTTCAAGTGGAAAGGAGTGCCGGGACCCATGCAGGACCTCTTGCAGATCCTGGCCTTTGTCGCGGTGTGGATCCTCCTGCAACGGGTGATCCTGCCGCGTCTGGGCATCGGGACGTGAATGTCGGGACCGGCGGGCGGTGCCTGCCAGGTGGATCCCAAGAAGGACGACACCAACGACGGCAAATGAGTCCCGGCCAGCCGGCCGGCAGACGGCGGGCCTGAACCCGCGTCGGACTATGCGGCACGGGGCCTTCCTGGCGGGAGCGGCCCTGTTGCTGCTTTGGCTGGCCTGGGGGGCGGACCGGCCCTGGTGCCTGGACGACGGCCTGCGCCTCTTGGCGGCCTCCGGTCCGGCGGTGGAGCGCGTGGCCGAACTGGACGCCGTGGTCAATACCGGACCGGCCGCGCCCGTCCTGCCCGACCAACTTGAGCGCACGACCTTTCCGGTGGTGCAGCCCTTCGTCCATTGGGAGGGGGGACGTCCCCTCCTCGTCTTCCCGCCGCTCTATCTGACCCTCCTGTGGATGGCGTCGCGCCTGGGCGCGGCGGGACCTGTCCTGCTCGCTTTGCTGACAGGTCTGCTGGTGGCCTGGGCGGCGAGGCGCTTCCTGCGGCGGGAGGGGCTTGCGGGGCATCGCCCCGCAAGCGGGTGGCTGGTCGGCCTGCTCGCCTCGCCCGTGTTGTTCTACCTGGGAACCAGCTGGGAGATCGGGCTGACGACAGCCCTGTTGCTCCTGCTGCTGCAGGAACGGCGGGATCCGCTGCCGATAGCGGCATCGCCGCTGTACGGCCTGCTACCCTGGCTGCGGCCGGAGGCGGTGCTGCTCTGGGCGGGCGGCCTGCTGCTGCTGCGGGGCTGGCGGCGCAGACTGCTCTCCGCAAGCGGCTTCCTGGCGGGCGCGCTACTGCACAGGTGGCTGACGGGGTCCTGGATCGGGCTGCAGATGATGGAGAACTGGGGGCATCGCCCCCTGAACCCCTTGACCAACCTCGCGGCCTTCTGGCTGCCGGCCCCAGCGGGGCCGTGGCTGTGGGCGGGCCTGGCCGTGCTGGCGACCTTGATCGCCAGCCAATGGCGCGACACGCGTGTCCAGGTTGTCGCCGCGCTGATGTGGGTGGGTCTGGCCGGCGCTTTCGCCGCGATGCAGCGAAACGGGGACCACCAGCTGCTGCCTTGCTGGGGAGCCCTGCTCACGGCGCCGGCCGCCGTGGCGCTTCTGGCCCGTTGGGCCGCCGGCCGCGGCTGGCGGGGCATCGCCCCTGAAGCCGCGCTATTGTCAGGTTACCTGCTGATCGTCAGCCTGGCCAGCCCGGTGGATCTGGGCTTCCATTGGGGCCCGCGCTTGCATGTGCCCGCCCTGGTGCCGCTCAGCCTATGGTACCTGACAAGAGGCCCGTCCGGCTGGCCCCGCCGCCTGGGCCTGGGCTTGGCTCTGTCCGCCCAGCTCATCTCGCTGCTGCTGTTGAACGGACGTCGCCAGCTGGTGGCGGAGCAGGATGTCGTCCTGGCGGGGCTGAGCGCCCCGGCCCTGGTCACCAGCGAGCTCTATCTGCTGGGTGATCATCCGTGGTTGGCCCGCGGCCGCCTCGTCCATCTCCCCTGGGGCGAAGCCCCGGCCCGCGCCCTCATCCCCGCCTTGCGCCAACGCGGCGTGCGGGAGATCGACCTGCTCACGCCCCCCGGCCATCCCCTGCCTGTCTACCTGGGGGAGGTTCTGGGCCTGCGGCCCGACCCCGCATTCCGCCTGATTCCCGGCTCCCGGCTGGGCCAGGCGCAGGAATGGCGACGCCTCACACTTCCCGATTGATCGCAATCAGTCGCGGCGGGGCAGCCGCACCCCTGCCCGGCCCTCGTTCATGATGTCGATGTCTTCCTGGGGATGGTCAAGTTCCATGGGCATGGCCGTGTCCAGGGCGGCCTGCACCGGGCTGGAGACCGTCACCTCGGCCGGCGGCGCCAAAACGAGGTAGTCCGTGGCGGGTGGCAAGCCCAGTTCCGCGGCGCGGCCGCGAAGCAACTCCTGCAAGCGGCGGGAGCCCTGGGTCTGGTCCGCCGCCAGGACCTCCAGTTCAAGAAAGGGCGTGATGGCCGGCCAAAGGCGGGGATTGACCGCCACTTCGCCCGCGTGGATGTCCACAACATAGGTGCGGACGGCCCGTTCGGCCGACGCGCGGGGCAAGACATCGGCATGGGCCATCCAGATCGTGTAGCCCAAGTGCTCAATGGCCCATGCCTGCAAATCGGCCGCTTCCTCTTCCACCGTGCGACGTCGCGACCGGACGGCCTGGTTCGAAGCTCCCCGCGGATTGGCCATCGCCTGGACTTGGGGCGGACGTCCACCGGGCCGCGCCCCCTCTCCCGCCGGCCGGCTGCCCTGATTCCTGGCACCTTCACCGCTTGCGGGCCGTTGGCCCTGCCCCTCCCGGGTCTCACCCCCCGGCGCCCCCGAGTTGGAGCCTCCACCCGGTGCCGCCTGGCTGCCGCTTCGCGGGCGGCCACCGCCCCGTCCAGCGCGTCGCCGCGGGCGACCGGAATCGCCCCGCCCAGGGGCGCCCCCACCAGAGGGAGGTCTGTTTCCAGGGGGATTGACGGGGGAATCTGCTGCCATGGTGCCTGCCCGATTGATGACTGTTGGGTGACTCGCTTGCAATCTGCGGAATTGACGCCATGGAAGAAAGTTCGGGCGGGTGGGCTTGTCCGCCGCGACCACGGAGGGAGGAAAAAGGAAAGCCGGCGCTTGCCAACGCCGGCCCCTTTTCCTGCCGAACTGATCGATCAGCGGAGCAGCTGGGCCACCAGGGAGGGCAGCTGGTTGGCTTGCGCCTGCATGGCAATGCCCGACTGCATCAGGATCTGGGCCCGGGTGAAGGCCGCCATCTCCTCGGCCATGTCCGCGTCGCGGATCATGCTCTCGGAGGCGACCGCATTCTCCCGTGAGATCTGCAGGTTCTGGACCGTGGCCTGCAGGCGGGTGACATAGGATCCGATGCGGGTTCGCTCGGTGTCCTTGGTGTCGATCACCGCGTCCATCGTGTCGATGGCGCTCTGGGCGGCCGCCGTGTTCAACAGGTTCACGTCGAGCAGGCCCAGACCCGAGGAGGTCATGTCGGCCAGATGGACGTAGTAGAAGTCCTGGTTGGACACGTTGTAGGTCCCGATGTGCAGCTTGATCCCCTGGCTGCCGGGGCCGACGGCGCCCTCGGCGTAAGTGCCGTCGATCAGGTAGAGGCCGTTGTAGTTGGTGACATTGGCGATCCGCGTGATTTCGCTCTTCAACTGCTGGAACTCCGTGTCCAGGTAGCTGCGGTCCAGGCTGGTCAGGGTGCCGCTGGATGCTTCAATGGACAGGGCCCGCATGCGAATCAGCTTCTCGTCAATGGTCGCCAGGGCTCCTTCGGCGGTGGCCAGCATGTTGATGGCGTAGTTGGCGTTGCGTTCCGCCTCGGTCATGCTGGAGATTTGCGCGCGCATCCGCTCTGATACGGCCAGTCCCGCCGGATCGTCCCACGCATAGTTGACGCGCAGGCCGGATGAGAGCCGGGTGACCGCCCGATCAAGGGCGTGCTGCGTGTTGGCCAACTGGCGATGAACGCCGATTGCCAACGGATTCTGGTTGATTCTCAGACTCATCAGTCAATCCCCCTTGGATTGCGACCTGCTAAA is a genomic window of bacterium containing:
- a CDS encoding efflux RND transporter periplasmic adaptor subunit, whose translation is MRTTHVVVAGALALLALGCGGGHPEGAARQATPVDATLALVEERTEPRPIEAQGVVMPEQETFLSSRAMGPVVAVHAAAGDVVQAGQVLLEIQQDLSHGQLAQAHGARAQAEAALALARRNLERFQKLYDKNSCSELELDMARLQFEQAKGAVEQASGAVSSAGSVADESQVRAPFHAVVVERMVNVGDLSAPGRPLFRLQSQTGRRLWLAVRETDAPHVKVGMELPVTLDSRPDLGTIAGRVVEIVPAADMATHTITVRVDLGRGPIMSGLSGKALIPGDERRVLLAPGEAIHRAGGLALATVVDADGLARTRAVTTGSRRDGFVEVLSGLSAGDRVVSPLTAPIADGTPVRAN
- a CDS encoding efflux RND transporter permease subunit, which translates into the protein MSEHNTVPPDAPETQAGRSLAEVEREALRVKMGRRSIGLSGRIAGAFLDSKLTPLLVVAALLLGIFAVAVTPREEEPQIKVPMVDVMLGFPGASAKEVEQRVISPAEKLIYEIENVEYVYSTSMPSGGMVIVRFKVGTDPDQAVLRVHAKLMSAMDRMPPGAMQPLVKLVTIDDVPAAAYTLWGRGKSPGELRAVAEELNALLTRHDRVAQTTILGGQPRVVKITFDKSRLSSFNASLLQAWQALQGANWSLPAGAMSSGDQELEVQVGDFLRSADEVATVVVGSYQGRPVYVRDVATVEDGPADPTQYVWMGTGPAAAEKGASPGQDTPAVTLSIAKKPGTNAVELVADLDRLIADQSGRVIPGDVTVTKTRDYGATAGEKSNELIFHVFLATISVVILMGIMLGRKEAIVVLVAVPVTLALTLAASYFFGYTLNRVTLFALIFSIGILVDDAIVVVENVHRHYQLRWTNARHATIFGVDEVGNPTILATFTVIAALMPLAFVSGLMGPYMRPIPVNASAAMFFSLLVAFVVSPWLTYRLFNRGAKKDGADLGHQHFDQTEEETRLHKGYARLMRPLLQNPRRRWAALGGVAALLLLSMALVPMRAVLVKMMPYDNKSEIQVVIDAPEGYPLERTNAAARDLAQVFAGLPEVTDYQIYVGTSAPFNFNGLVRHYFLRNQANQADIQVNLVEKKHRQDASHDFAKRVRGLLLPIAERHGVNIKVAEVPPGPPVLSTMVAEIYGPSDEGRVEVARQVRGILESTEGIVDVDWMVEENAPRAELVVDREKAMRSGVTAEMVARTLRLALAGADAGLLHVELDRAAVPLRMQLERGQRSRVEDLLDLTVHSAEGRMIPLAELVRVEERQRESFIYHKNLQPVTYVIGEVAGSAESPVYGILNMNPRVEAITAPDGRPLEVMSTHMPENSQRYALKWDGEWHITYEVFRDMGIAFAVVMVLIYVLVVGWFGSFVTPLIIMAPIPLTLIGILPGHAVLGVFFTATSMIGFIALAGIIVRNSILLVDFINLEIRSGESLENAVMKAGAVRFRPILLTALALVVGAGVIYLDPIFQGLAVSLIAGVLVSTALTLVVIPLLYFMYLAKVGTGIVLEKE
- a CDS encoding DUF2892 domain-containing protein — protein: MNMNAILRGMAGFFTLLSLALAHWHSPNWLWFTAFVGLNQLQSAFSGWCPAMWMLRRAGVRE
- a CDS encoding flagellin, with protein sequence MSLRINQNPLAIGVHRQLANTQHALDRAVTRLSSGLRVNYAWDDPAGLAVSERMRAQISSMTEAERNANYAINMLATAEGALATIDEKLIRMRALSIEASSGTLTSLDRSYLDTEFQQLKSEITRIANVTNYNGLYLIDGTYAEGAVGPGSQGIKLHIGTYNVSNQDFYYVHLADMTSSGLGLLDVNLLNTAAAQSAIDTMDAVIDTKDTERTRIGSYVTRLQATVQNLQISRENAVASESMIRDADMAEEMAAFTRAQILMQSGIAMQAQANQLPSLVAQLLR
- a CDS encoding TolC family protein; the protein is MDCFRAWGGRALPSALVLVLALNTHAGERLSLEEALAIGREHSRVAKAARERYASAGEMRWEALGRMMPKVDLQEVAIRSEQPGEVFGLMMNRREPVMDLIAANSMMFSQGQPYVADLVNPDPMNTYITRVTAEMPLFTGGMIVNRVRQAGLAADALRLESGRRIDQVEFDVARAWTDAAKAREYLDLLGRARETTRAHVRMARDYQEAGFLVSSEVLRAEVYLAEMDEMVMRAENGARLAQAALNFHLGLDQGLVHDLDGLPRLPLADEELTAWTSRALEARKDLDAARRQLKAGELEPWVAAAAFSPTVGLQAGYDWYDDKVFGTAEGSYSIKAALTLNVFRGGGDRARLAQARHNARAWREDVDRFTEGVRLEVQQAWGDRHSASLRHQAASQALAAAGENLRVVEDRFREGVARMIDLLDAETALREAEVRELVARYDSHIAHFQLRHAAGLAILDQ